A window of Ruania suaedae contains these coding sequences:
- a CDS encoding NAD(+) synthase, producing the protein MSAGTRAPSFGSSYGHGFARVATCTIDVTLADPARNAQAVLEQARACHEDGVAVAVFPELCLTGYSIEDLFLADPVLLATDEALGELVTASASLTPVLVVGAPLRHRSRLYNAAVVIHRGRVLGVAPKSLLPTYREFYERRHFAPGDDQRGQECTIDGHRVPFGPDLLFEAEDQPGLVLHVEVCEDVWVPVPPSAEAALAGATVIANLSGSPVTVGRAADRHLMCRSASARYLSAYVYAAAGRGESSNDLAWDGQTMIYEAGTLLARSPRFSEVPERAVADVDLDLLRQERIRQGTFDDNRRTHASRTDAFRSVRFRLNPPEGDIGLRRAVDRFPFVPDDAERLAQDCYEAFNIQVAALEQRMRAIGSPKLVIGVSGGLDSTHALLVAAQAMDRLGRPRTDILGYTLPGFATGEHTRSNAWRLGEALGVSFAEIDIRPAAQEMLAKIGHPFAGGEPVYDVTFENVQAGLRTDYLFRLANAEGGIVVGTGDLSEMALGWCTYGVGDQMSHYAVNVGVPKTLIQHLIRWVISSEEFSADTSEVLRSVLDTRITPELVPSGEDGEVQSTEDAIGPYALHDFSLFYVLRYGFTPSKIAFLAHHAWSDPERGAWPPGFPAEDRYGYDLATIRGWLEVFVRRFFGFSQFKRSALPNGPKVMAGGALSPRGEWRAPSDGNAAAWLADLERVPTADAGPDGPGGPANLT; encoded by the coding sequence ATGAGTGCTGGTACCCGCGCCCCGTCGTTCGGTTCCTCCTACGGTCACGGCTTCGCCCGCGTAGCCACGTGCACCATCGACGTCACCCTGGCCGACCCCGCCCGCAACGCCCAGGCGGTGCTGGAGCAGGCGCGTGCCTGTCACGAGGACGGTGTGGCCGTGGCGGTCTTCCCCGAGCTCTGCCTCACCGGCTACAGCATCGAGGACCTGTTCCTGGCCGATCCGGTGCTGCTGGCCACCGACGAGGCGCTCGGCGAGCTGGTCACGGCCAGCGCCTCGCTGACCCCGGTGCTGGTGGTGGGCGCGCCGTTGCGTCACCGCAGCCGCCTCTACAACGCCGCCGTGGTGATCCACCGGGGCCGCGTGCTCGGGGTGGCGCCGAAATCGCTGCTGCCGACCTACCGCGAGTTCTACGAGCGCCGGCACTTCGCGCCCGGCGACGACCAGCGCGGGCAGGAGTGCACCATCGACGGGCACCGCGTGCCGTTCGGCCCGGACCTGCTCTTCGAGGCCGAGGACCAGCCCGGCCTGGTCCTGCACGTGGAGGTCTGCGAGGACGTCTGGGTGCCGGTCCCACCGAGCGCGGAGGCCGCCCTGGCGGGCGCCACCGTGATCGCGAACCTCTCCGGCAGCCCGGTCACGGTGGGCCGTGCCGCCGATCGTCACCTGATGTGCCGGTCGGCGTCCGCGCGATACCTGTCCGCCTATGTCTACGCCGCGGCCGGTCGCGGGGAGTCCAGCAACGACCTCGCCTGGGACGGTCAGACCATGATCTACGAGGCCGGGACGCTGCTGGCCCGCTCGCCCCGGTTCAGTGAGGTCCCCGAGCGTGCCGTGGCGGATGTGGACCTGGACCTGCTGCGCCAGGAGCGGATCCGGCAAGGGACCTTCGACGACAACCGCCGCACGCATGCGTCCCGGACCGACGCCTTCCGCAGCGTCCGGTTCCGGTTGAACCCGCCCGAGGGCGACATCGGCCTCCGCCGCGCGGTCGACCGGTTCCCGTTCGTTCCCGACGACGCTGAACGGCTCGCCCAGGACTGCTACGAGGCCTTCAACATCCAGGTCGCCGCCCTGGAGCAGCGGATGCGCGCGATCGGCAGCCCGAAACTCGTGATCGGGGTCTCCGGCGGCCTGGACTCCACGCACGCCCTGCTGGTGGCCGCCCAGGCGATGGACCGTCTGGGCCGCCCCCGCACCGACATCCTCGGGTACACCCTCCCCGGGTTCGCGACCGGTGAGCACACCCGCTCCAACGCCTGGAGGCTCGGGGAGGCGCTGGGCGTGTCGTTCGCCGAGATCGACATCCGGCCAGCCGCCCAGGAAATGCTCGCGAAGATCGGTCACCCCTTCGCCGGGGGTGAGCCGGTCTACGACGTCACCTTCGAGAACGTACAGGCGGGGCTGCGCACCGACTATCTGTTCCGCCTCGCGAACGCCGAGGGCGGGATCGTGGTCGGCACCGGCGACCTGTCGGAGATGGCGCTGGGCTGGTGCACCTACGGCGTGGGTGACCAGATGTCGCACTACGCCGTCAACGTCGGGGTGCCCAAGACCCTCATCCAGCACCTGATCCGCTGGGTGATCTCCTCCGAGGAGTTCAGTGCGGACACCAGCGAGGTGCTGCGCTCGGTGCTCGACACCCGCATCACGCCGGAGCTGGTGCCCAGCGGCGAGGACGGCGAGGTGCAGAGCACCGAGGACGCCATCGGCCCGTACGCCCTGCATGACTTCAGCCTGTTCTACGTGCTGCGGTACGGCTTCACCCCCAGCAAGATCGCCTTCCTCGCCCACCACGCCTGGTCGGATCCCGAGCGCGGGGCCTGGCCACCGGGATTCCCGGCCGAGGACCGCTACGGGTACGACCTGGCGACGATCCGAGGGTGGCTCGAGGTCTTCGTGCGCCGCTTCTTCGGCTTCAGTCAGTTCAAGCGCAGCGCGCTGCCCAACGGTCCCAAGGTGATGGCCGGGGGAGCGCTCTCGCCGCGGGGGGAGTGGCGCGCCCCGTCCGACGGCAACGCCGCCGCCTGGCTGGCCGACCTCGAGCGTGTCCCGACGGCGGACGCCGGACCTGACGGCCCGGGCGGCCCGGCGAACCTGACATGA
- the ppgK gene encoding polyphosphate--glucose phosphotransferase, with product MTNDSHDALIETPDERIGFGIDVGGSGIKGAPVDLVTGKLLTKKYRLPTPIESSPEAVAEVLSAVVSHFELPAGAHIGVTFPGVIKNGVAQTAANVDKRWIGTDVAGVTRDATGHSAFVVNDADAAGYAEAAYGAALGQQGSVLVLTLGTGIGSALIHDGVLVPNFELGHLELDGYDAEKRAASSVKDREELSYPEWAERLQRYFAHVEFLFSPDLFVVGGGVSKDHKEFLPLLDLTTPIIPAKLRNKAGIVGAAALAAEND from the coding sequence ATGACCAACGATTCTCACGACGCCCTGATCGAGACTCCCGACGAGCGCATCGGGTTCGGTATCGATGTCGGGGGGTCGGGCATCAAGGGAGCGCCCGTCGACCTCGTCACGGGCAAGCTGCTCACGAAGAAGTACCGCCTCCCGACGCCGATCGAATCGAGCCCGGAGGCGGTCGCCGAGGTCCTCTCGGCCGTGGTGTCCCACTTCGAGCTGCCCGCCGGCGCCCACATCGGCGTGACCTTCCCCGGCGTCATCAAGAACGGTGTCGCCCAGACGGCGGCGAACGTCGACAAGCGCTGGATCGGGACCGACGTCGCGGGCGTCACCCGGGACGCGACCGGGCACTCCGCGTTCGTGGTCAACGACGCCGACGCCGCCGGCTACGCCGAGGCCGCCTATGGTGCGGCGCTGGGGCAGCAGGGCAGCGTACTGGTGCTCACGCTCGGCACCGGCATCGGCAGCGCGCTGATCCACGACGGCGTGCTCGTGCCCAACTTCGAGCTGGGACACCTCGAGCTGGACGGCTACGACGCCGAGAAGCGCGCCGCCTCCTCGGTCAAGGATCGCGAGGAGCTCAGCTATCCCGAGTGGGCCGAACGGCTGCAGCGCTACTTCGCGCACGTGGAGTTCCTCTTCTCCCCCGACCTGTTCGTCGTCGGCGGCGGTGTGTCCAAGGACCACAAGGAGTTCCTGCCGCTGCTGGACCTCACGACGCCGATCATTCCGGCGAAGCTGCGTAACAAGGCGGGCATCGTGGGCGCCGCCGCCCTGGCCGCCGAGAACGACTGA
- the glnA gene encoding type I glutamate--ammonia ligase, which produces MDKQQEYVLRAIEERDVRFIRLWFTDVLGVLKSVAIAPAELEGAFIEGIGFDGSSIEGLSRVSESDLILRPDPSTFQILPWRGGKHGTARMFCDILTPDGESSPADPRNVLKRSLEVAADSGFTFYTHPEIEFYLFKALESETDPLIPIDNAGYFDHVARGQGHDFRRAAITLLESMGISVEFSHHETGPGQNEIDLRYADALSTADNIMTFRSVVKEVSIEQGFTASFMPKPLAGQPGSGMHTHLSLFEGDTNAFYEPGGEYQLSATGRAFIAGLLHHAPEITAVTNQFVNSYKRLWGGQEAPSYRCWGHNNRSALVRVPMYKPNKGQSARVEYRGLDTGANPYLAFAVMLRAGLKGVQENYQMPEEAEDNVWELSDNERRALGIEPLPGSLNEAVAVMERSELVAETLGEQVFTHFLANKRQEWTDYRAQVTPYELARVGLI; this is translated from the coding sequence ATGGACAAGCAGCAGGAGTACGTCCTCCGGGCGATCGAGGAGCGGGACGTCCGGTTCATCCGGCTCTGGTTCACCGACGTCCTGGGTGTGCTCAAGTCGGTCGCGATCGCGCCGGCCGAGCTCGAAGGGGCCTTCATCGAGGGCATCGGGTTCGACGGATCCTCCATCGAAGGACTCTCCCGCGTCTCCGAGTCCGATCTCATCCTGCGCCCGGATCCCAGCACGTTCCAGATCCTGCCGTGGCGAGGTGGCAAGCACGGCACGGCGCGGATGTTCTGCGACATCCTCACTCCCGATGGTGAATCCTCGCCGGCCGACCCGCGCAACGTGCTCAAGCGCTCCCTGGAGGTGGCCGCCGATTCTGGCTTCACCTTCTACACCCACCCGGAGATCGAGTTCTACCTGTTCAAGGCGCTCGAGAGCGAGACCGATCCGCTGATCCCGATCGACAACGCCGGCTACTTCGACCACGTCGCGCGCGGCCAGGGGCACGACTTCCGGCGCGCTGCGATCACGCTGCTGGAGTCGATGGGGATCTCGGTGGAGTTCTCCCACCACGAGACCGGGCCCGGGCAGAACGAGATCGACCTGCGCTACGCCGACGCGCTGAGCACGGCCGACAACATCATGACGTTCCGCTCGGTGGTCAAGGAGGTCTCGATCGAGCAGGGCTTCACCGCCTCGTTCATGCCCAAGCCACTCGCCGGCCAGCCCGGCTCGGGCATGCACACGCACCTGTCCCTGTTCGAGGGGGACACGAACGCCTTCTACGAGCCCGGCGGCGAGTACCAGCTCTCCGCCACCGGCCGCGCCTTCATCGCCGGCCTGCTGCACCACGCACCCGAGATCACGGCCGTGACGAACCAGTTCGTCAACTCCTACAAGCGCTTGTGGGGCGGGCAGGAGGCGCCGAGCTACCGGTGCTGGGGGCACAACAACCGTTCCGCGCTGGTGCGGGTGCCGATGTACAAGCCCAACAAGGGTCAGTCGGCGCGGGTGGAGTACCGCGGGCTGGACACCGGGGCCAACCCCTACCTGGCCTTCGCCGTCATGCTCCGCGCGGGCCTGAAGGGCGTGCAGGAGAACTACCAGATGCCCGAGGAGGCCGAGGACAACGTCTGGGAGCTCTCCGACAACGAACGCCGAGCCCTCGGCATCGAGCCGTTGCCGGGTAGCCTCAACGAGGCCGTGGCCGTGATGGAGCGCTCCGAGCTGGTGGCCGAGACGCTCGGGGAACAGGTCTTCACCCACTTCCTGGCCAACAAGCGCCAGGAGTGGACCGACTACCGGGCGCAGGTGACCCCGTACGAGCTGGCACGGGTCGGCCTGATCTGA
- the panB gene encoding 3-methyl-2-oxobutanoate hydroxymethyltransferase, translated as MEQPAGADRPSALPEVGGDRRVRVHHLAAAKAAGERLTMLTAYDAPTARIFDAAGIDMLLVGDSIGDNMLALESTIPVTVDELVPAVRAVTRATRRALVVADLPFGSYEAGPQQALGNAVRMLKEGGAHAVKFEGGVRVAEHVRLLTNAGIPVVGHIGFTPQSENMLGGKRVQGRGDDAAERLCEDAVALQDAGAVAVVLEMVPAPVAARVSEILHIPTIGIGAGPQCDGQVLVWLDMAGMGDWSPRFAKQFARLGAALQQAASDYAGEVRSGTFPAPEHSYEA; from the coding sequence ATGGAACAGCCCGCAGGAGCCGACCGTCCGTCAGCGCTGCCCGAGGTGGGTGGTGACCGGCGCGTGCGGGTCCACCACCTGGCGGCGGCGAAGGCTGCCGGCGAGCGGCTGACGATGCTGACGGCCTATGACGCGCCCACGGCGCGGATCTTCGATGCCGCCGGGATCGACATGCTCCTGGTGGGCGATTCGATCGGGGACAACATGCTCGCCCTCGAGAGCACCATCCCGGTCACGGTCGACGAGCTCGTTCCGGCGGTGCGGGCCGTGACCCGCGCGACCCGCCGTGCCCTGGTGGTGGCCGACCTGCCGTTCGGCTCCTACGAGGCCGGCCCGCAGCAGGCGCTCGGCAATGCCGTGCGGATGCTGAAGGAGGGGGGCGCGCACGCGGTCAAGTTCGAGGGCGGGGTGCGGGTGGCCGAGCACGTGCGGCTGCTGACCAATGCGGGCATCCCCGTGGTCGGGCACATCGGCTTCACGCCACAGTCGGAGAACATGCTCGGCGGCAAGCGCGTCCAGGGCCGAGGCGATGATGCCGCGGAGCGGCTGTGCGAGGACGCCGTCGCCCTCCAGGACGCCGGGGCGGTGGCGGTGGTGCTCGAGATGGTGCCCGCACCGGTCGCGGCCAGGGTCTCCGAGATCCTGCACATCCCGACGATCGGTATCGGCGCCGGCCCGCAGTGCGATGGTCAGGTTCTCGTGTGGCTGGACATGGCCGGGATGGGTGACTGGTCACCCCGGTTCGCCAAGCAGTTCGCGCGCCTGGGTGCCGCCCTGCAGCAGGCGGCCTCGGACTACGCCGGCGAGGTGCGCTCCGGCACATTCCCGGCGCCCGAGCACTCCTACGAGGCCTGA
- a CDS encoding N-acetylmuramoyl-L-alanine amidase family protein, translated as MAVRYAIARVAGSCVLGLAGTLALAPAAVADAGSSLGKPLGEGLGDRPLIGIRIGIDPGHNGGEPEDPSELTHRVADGRGGRSACDTPGNGTTSGYAEHEFTLEVGMLLAAELRRQGAIVVMTRTEDDGVGPCVDRRGTFAEDQDVELLLSLHANASTDAEDSGFHAVVADPPLSQSQAEPSHDLAQTMVEALVDGGFEPSDIGTDGLLERDDLATLNFSRRPAVQLELGEMRNAEDAAQMESEEGRHAYADALAQGVSEWIENRD; from the coding sequence ATGGCAGTGCGGTATGCGATAGCGCGCGTCGCCGGCTCCTGCGTGCTCGGACTGGCCGGCACGCTGGCCCTCGCGCCGGCTGCCGTGGCCGACGCCGGGTCGTCTCTGGGCAAGCCCCTGGGTGAAGGCCTCGGAGACCGCCCGCTGATCGGCATCCGGATCGGTATCGACCCCGGCCACAACGGTGGTGAGCCGGAGGACCCGAGCGAGTTGACCCACCGTGTGGCCGACGGCCGGGGCGGACGCAGCGCCTGCGACACCCCCGGGAACGGCACCACCTCCGGCTACGCCGAGCACGAGTTCACGCTCGAGGTCGGGATGCTCCTGGCAGCGGAGCTGCGCCGGCAGGGAGCGATCGTGGTGATGACACGCACCGAGGACGACGGCGTCGGCCCCTGCGTGGACCGCCGCGGCACCTTCGCCGAGGACCAGGACGTCGAGCTGTTGCTCTCCCTGCACGCGAACGCCTCGACCGACGCCGAGGACTCCGGGTTCCATGCGGTGGTGGCCGACCCGCCGCTGTCGCAGTCGCAGGCCGAGCCCAGCCACGATCTCGCGCAGACCATGGTGGAGGCGCTGGTGGACGGCGGGTTCGAGCCCAGCGACATCGGCACCGACGGGCTGCTGGAGCGCGATGACCTGGCCACGCTGAACTTCTCCCGCCGGCCCGCCGTGCAGCTCGAGCTCGGGGAGATGCGCAACGCCGAGGACGCCGCCCAGATGGAGAGCGAGGAGGGCCGGCACGCCTACGCCGACGCCCTCGCCCAGGGCGTCTCGGAGTGGATCGAGAACCGCGACTGA
- a CDS encoding DUF1353 domain-containing protein, with protein MGRFFDVADGGPVRLEVRSVDGRDFTLLRRIGYLSDDYDQPFVVPIDLERFRTDFASVPWIFTWLVPRSGRYAAAAVLHDAIVVEGDYDGPVIDRVEADRIFRVALRELGTPVLRSWLMWAAVSIATMWTMPQRRWRWRGAVVLLIGMVTAVGLVATGDLFDLWSVLPWMGERSLAAELAAGAAAAVVVPSVLALSWGRFARAGIITGVALAFLVHVTLAIVALFGLYRLAERLVSGPTPSVAPADR; from the coding sequence ATGGGGCGCTTCTTCGACGTCGCCGACGGCGGCCCGGTGCGGCTGGAGGTCCGCAGCGTCGACGGCCGGGACTTCACCCTGCTGCGGCGGATCGGCTATCTCAGTGACGACTACGACCAGCCGTTCGTGGTGCCCATCGACCTGGAGAGGTTCCGGACCGACTTCGCCTCGGTGCCCTGGATCTTCACCTGGCTGGTCCCGCGGAGCGGCCGCTATGCCGCCGCCGCGGTCCTGCACGATGCGATCGTCGTCGAGGGGGACTATGACGGGCCGGTGATCGACCGGGTCGAGGCCGACCGGATCTTCCGCGTGGCGCTGCGCGAGCTGGGCACCCCGGTGCTGCGGAGCTGGCTGATGTGGGCAGCCGTGAGCATCGCCACGATGTGGACGATGCCGCAGCGGCGGTGGCGCTGGCGCGGTGCGGTGGTGCTGCTGATCGGGATGGTCACCGCGGTCGGCCTGGTCGCCACCGGCGACCTGTTCGACCTGTGGTCGGTGCTGCCGTGGATGGGCGAACGGAGCCTGGCGGCCGAACTGGCTGCCGGGGCGGCCGCCGCGGTCGTGGTCCCCTCCGTGCTCGCCTTGAGCTGGGGTCGCTTCGCCCGTGCGGGCATCATCACCGGCGTCGCGCTGGCCTTCCTCGTGCACGTCACGCTCGCCATCGTCGCGCTGTTCGGCCTGTATCGCCTCGCCGAGCGCCTCGTCTCCGGGCCCACGCCGAGCGTGGCGCCGGCCGACAGGTAG
- a CDS encoding YaaA family protein, which produces MLILLPPSEGKTPPPRGRPVDLTALARPDLRPHRIRALRELSEVSRAPDAHQRLGVGDSLAQEVRRNLDLAGAPAAPAAQVYTGVLYEAAGMAGLRGTARRRANACVRIVSALWGVLSPADRIPAYRLSMTAGLPGIGALAPYWSQALGPALTDDDPGVVIDCRSGPYVPAWRPPRELDWLAVRVVAERDGVRTVVSHHAKHARGVLTRHLLTRAPAPPRSVRGVRRAAEELVGSVLQEVTVLPGRGSGPDTLELVVPPARS; this is translated from the coding sequence GTGCTGATCCTGCTCCCGCCCTCCGAGGGCAAGACGCCACCCCCGCGCGGGCGCCCGGTCGACCTGACGGCCCTCGCCCGACCGGACCTTCGCCCGCACCGCATCCGGGCGCTGCGCGAGCTGTCCGAGGTCAGCCGCGCACCCGACGCCCACCAGCGGCTGGGGGTGGGCGACTCGCTCGCGCAGGAGGTGCGGCGCAACCTGGACCTGGCCGGCGCGCCCGCCGCACCGGCCGCGCAGGTCTACACCGGCGTGCTCTACGAGGCGGCCGGCATGGCCGGCCTGCGCGGCACCGCCCGACGGCGTGCCAACGCCTGCGTCCGGATCGTCTCGGCCCTGTGGGGCGTGCTCTCCCCCGCGGATCGGATCCCGGCCTACCGGCTGTCGATGACGGCCGGTCTGCCGGGCATCGGAGCACTGGCCCCGTACTGGTCGCAGGCGCTGGGGCCGGCCCTGACCGATGACGACCCCGGCGTCGTCATCGACTGCCGCTCCGGCCCCTACGTCCCGGCGTGGCGTCCGCCGCGAGAGCTGGACTGGCTGGCCGTGCGGGTCGTGGCCGAGCGGGACGGGGTGCGCACCGTGGTCTCCCACCACGCCAAGCACGCCCGGGGCGTGCTCACCCGCCACCTGCTCACCCGCGCCCCGGCGCCACCACGGTCCGTGCGCGGTGTGCGGCGCGCGGCCGAGGAGCTCGTGGGCTCGGTGCTGCAGGAGGTCACCGTGCTTCCCGGGCGCGGCTCGGGGCCGGACACCTTGGAGCTGGTGGTGCCGCCCGCACGGTCCTGA
- a CDS encoding SPOR domain-containing protein — MPARHDGTSDEGYYYNLETGQVEHGKVSDWTSRIGPYPSEAEAAQALERVRARNEAWEEAERRWRDEDDPDED; from the coding sequence ATGCCCGCACGACACGACGGCACCTCTGATGAGGGGTACTACTACAATCTGGAGACAGGTCAGGTCGAGCACGGCAAGGTGAGCGACTGGACCAGTCGGATCGGCCCGTACCCGAGCGAAGCCGAGGCGGCCCAGGCGCTGGAACGGGTACGTGCCCGCAACGAAGCCTGGGAAGAGGCGGAGCGCCGGTGGCGGGACGAGGACGATCCGGACGAGGACTGA
- a CDS encoding bifunctional [glutamine synthetase] adenylyltransferase/[glutamine synthetase]-adenylyl-L-tyrosine phosphorylase encodes MSRAVSLTGMLARAGFDDAERDADLLCSSFLAAVYDDADAAGRTALVSALGRAADPDRALLALVRLGEADGVDGARLAEIFATDGPERERVIAVLGASQALGDWLISHPTDVEIVASARVDGIGVGATAPAVRARMLAAVGADPQAEAPVASGTAATGVLDEMRRAYRRILLAIATEDLTSTDPQTVLPAVSATLAHLASASLEAALALARAEIGDRAGQVRLAVLGMGKTGGQELNYISDVDVIYVAEPADGVEEGEALRTGAKLAGTMARMCSMPAHEPPLWEVDAALRPEGKNGPLVRTLDSHVSYYERWAKTWEFQALLKARHVAGDAELSSAYLEATRPMVWDAVGRENFVEDAQAMRRRVEAHVPVAETERQIKLGRGGLRDVEFTVQLLQLVHGRVDETIRSANTLEALSALSAAGYVGRDHAAELAGCYRFLRVLEHRVQLARLRRTHLMPTGADDLRRLARAARVPVEGGDGIESRWRATRRQVRRLHEELFYRPLLPATARLSADDASLDAPAAGARLRAIGYRDPEGATRHIKALTEGVSRRASIQRQLLPVMLGWFGEGSDPDGALLAFRKLSDTLGSTYWYLKLLRDSGAAADRLAHLLSASGYVAENLARLTDAIAWLDDDADLAPRSPEVLAGHMDAMLVRRHEAKAAASAIRFLRRRELTRGAIRDVLETVPVSTCREVISPAADMALHGALRVATYEANTKRGLDRAPSAFLVVAMGRLGGEEIGYASDADVMFVHEPVAGADPQVANEWAAEVAGSITSLLGTMSSEPQLQVDAALRPEGKQGPMVRTLDSYAKYYQRWALGWERQALLRARVACGDDELAARFADLIAPHRYPQEGIETTELRELRRIKARVESERLPRGVPATHHLKLGRGGLSDVEWTAQLLQLQHAGRYEALRVTGTREALLAARDEGLLSGSDADRLIEAWELATRLRNAIVLATGRVRGQRVDVLPEERQSLSAVSRLLGYEPGHAVDLEEDWLRAARRARAVMERVFYG; translated from the coding sequence ATGAGCCGGGCGGTGTCACTCACCGGGATGCTGGCGCGCGCCGGATTCGACGACGCCGAGCGCGACGCCGATCTGCTGTGCTCCTCGTTCCTCGCCGCGGTCTACGACGACGCCGACGCCGCGGGCAGGACGGCGCTGGTCAGCGCCCTCGGCCGCGCCGCCGACCCCGACCGCGCGTTGCTTGCGCTCGTGCGCCTGGGGGAGGCCGATGGCGTCGACGGGGCCAGGCTCGCCGAGATCTTCGCCACGGACGGGCCCGAGCGCGAGCGCGTGATCGCCGTACTCGGAGCCTCCCAGGCCCTCGGCGACTGGCTGATCTCCCACCCCACGGACGTCGAGATCGTCGCCTCGGCCCGCGTCGACGGGATCGGCGTCGGCGCCACGGCACCGGCCGTGCGGGCCCGGATGCTCGCTGCGGTGGGAGCGGACCCGCAGGCTGAGGCGCCCGTGGCCTCGGGGACCGCCGCCACCGGGGTCCTCGACGAGATGCGGCGGGCCTACCGGCGCATCCTGCTGGCCATCGCCACCGAGGACCTCACCAGCACCGACCCGCAGACCGTGCTCCCGGCCGTCTCCGCCACCCTCGCCCACCTCGCCTCCGCCTCGCTCGAGGCGGCCCTGGCGCTGGCGCGGGCCGAGATCGGGGACCGCGCCGGGCAGGTGCGGCTCGCCGTGCTGGGCATGGGTAAGACCGGCGGGCAGGAGCTGAACTACATCTCCGACGTCGACGTCATCTACGTGGCCGAACCTGCCGACGGCGTGGAGGAGGGGGAGGCGCTGCGGACCGGAGCCAAGCTCGCCGGGACGATGGCGCGGATGTGCTCGATGCCCGCGCACGAGCCGCCGCTGTGGGAGGTCGATGCCGCCCTGCGGCCGGAGGGCAAGAACGGTCCGCTCGTGCGCACCCTGGACTCCCACGTCAGCTATTACGAGCGGTGGGCCAAGACCTGGGAGTTCCAGGCCCTGCTCAAGGCCCGGCACGTGGCCGGCGACGCGGAGCTGAGCAGCGCCTACCTGGAGGCGACCCGCCCCATGGTGTGGGACGCCGTCGGCCGGGAGAACTTCGTCGAGGACGCCCAGGCCATGCGGCGGCGCGTGGAGGCGCACGTGCCGGTCGCCGAGACCGAGCGGCAGATCAAGCTCGGTCGCGGTGGGCTGCGGGACGTGGAGTTCACCGTGCAGCTGCTGCAGCTGGTGCACGGCCGGGTGGACGAGACGATCCGGTCCGCGAACACCCTCGAGGCGCTGTCTGCGCTCTCCGCGGCCGGGTACGTGGGCCGCGACCACGCCGCCGAGCTCGCCGGCTGCTACCGGTTCCTGCGCGTGCTCGAGCACCGGGTCCAGCTCGCGCGGCTGCGCCGCACCCACCTGATGCCCACCGGCGCCGACGATCTGCGCCGCCTGGCCCGCGCCGCGCGGGTCCCGGTCGAGGGCGGCGACGGGATCGAGAGCAGGTGGCGGGCGACGCGGCGTCAGGTCCGGCGCCTGCACGAGGAGTTGTTCTACCGCCCGCTGCTGCCCGCCACCGCACGACTGTCGGCCGACGACGCCTCCCTCGACGCGCCCGCCGCGGGCGCGCGACTGCGGGCGATCGGCTACCGCGACCCCGAGGGCGCCACCCGCCACATCAAGGCCCTCACCGAAGGCGTCTCCCGGCGTGCCTCGATCCAGCGCCAGCTGTTGCCGGTGATGCTGGGCTGGTTCGGCGAGGGCAGCGACCCCGACGGCGCCCTGCTCGCCTTCCGCAAGCTCTCCGACACGCTGGGCAGTACCTACTGGTACCTGAAGCTGCTGCGCGACTCCGGCGCCGCGGCCGACCGGCTCGCGCACCTGCTCTCGGCGTCCGGCTATGTGGCGGAGAACCTGGCCCGGCTCACCGACGCGATCGCCTGGCTCGACGACGACGCCGACCTCGCCCCACGCTCGCCGGAGGTCCTGGCCGGGCACATGGACGCCATGCTGGTGCGCCGGCATGAGGCGAAGGCCGCGGCCTCGGCGATCCGGTTCCTGCGCCGCCGGGAGCTGACCCGGGGAGCGATCCGGGACGTGCTCGAGACCGTGCCGGTCAGCACCTGCCGCGAGGTGATCTCGCCCGCGGCTGACATGGCACTGCACGGAGCGCTACGGGTGGCCACCTACGAGGCCAACACCAAGCGCGGGCTGGACCGGGCGCCGTCGGCGTTCCTGGTGGTGGCGATGGGCCGACTCGGTGGCGAGGAGATCGGATACGCCAGTGACGCGGACGTGATGTTCGTCCACGAGCCGGTGGCCGGGGCAGATCCGCAGGTGGCGAACGAGTGGGCGGCGGAGGTCGCCGGATCGATCACCTCGCTGCTCGGCACCATGAGCAGCGAGCCGCAGCTCCAGGTCGACGCCGCGCTGCGGCCGGAGGGCAAGCAGGGCCCGATGGTGCGCACCCTGGACTCCTACGCGAAGTACTACCAGCGCTGGGCGCTGGGATGGGAGCGGCAGGCGCTGTTGCGCGCCCGGGTGGCGTGCGGGGATGACGAGCTCGCCGCGCGATTTGCCGACCTCATCGCGCCCCACCGTTACCCGCAGGAGGGGATCGAGACCACCGAGCTGCGCGAGCTGCGGCGCATCAAGGCGCGGGTGGAGTCCGAGCGGCTGCCCCGGGGCGTGCCGGCCACGCACCATCTCAAGCTCGGCCGTGGCGGCCTCTCGGACGTGGAGTGGACCGCGCAGCTGCTGCAGCTCCAGCACGCCGGCCGGTACGAGGCGCTCCGCGTGACGGGGACCCGTGAGGCGCTGCTGGCCGCCCGGGACGAGGGACTGCTCTCCGGATCCGACGCCGATCGGCTGATCGAGGCGTGGGAGCTAGCCACCCGGCTGCGCAATGCCATCGTCCTGGCCACCGGCCGCGTGCGAGGCCAGCGGGTGGATGTGCTCCCCGAGGAGCGGCAGTCGCTGTCAGCCGTCTCCCGGCTGCTCGGCTACGAACCGGGGCACGCGGTGGACCTCGAGGAGGACTGGCTGCGCGCGGCCCGGCGGGCGCGCGCCGTCATGGAACGCGTCTTCTACGGCTGA